The Cetobacterium somerae ATCC BAA-474 sequence ATAAATACAAAGTTATATTTATATATAAAATATAAATATATATATGAGTAGTTCTCTTATTTTAAGAAATAGAAAAAATATTTGACTTTTCAACAAATTAAAGGTAATATGAATGTCAATATCTTAAAATGGAGGGGATTTATTATGTTTAAAGGTAAAAAAATCAAGCTTAGAGCTTATTATTCAAATGAAGTTGAAAGAGTTTTAAAATTAATTGAAGAAGACAATCTAAGAGATACTCTATCAATTGGAACTATTTTTCCATTATCTTATGAATTTCAAAAAAGCTTTATGGATAAAAACCTAGCTCCTAACGGAGAACTTTTTAATTTTGCAATTGAATCCCTTGAAACTAATGAATATATTGGAGGATGTGGGATAAATAGTCTAGATAGAAAAAATAGTGTCGCCACAATTGGACTATGGATTGGTAAAGAATATCATGGTTTTGGTTTTGGTTCTGATACTTTAAGAGTTCTTTGTAAATTTTTATTTGAAGAAATGAATATTCATAAAATAAAATTAGATTATTTTGAATTTAATGAAGCTGGTAGAAGATGTTATGAAGCTGTCGGTTTTAAAGAGGAAGGAAGAAATAGAAAAGAATTGTATAGATATGGTAAGTATTACGATACTATCAATATGGGACTATTTAAAGATGAATTAAAGTAAATACTTTTTTCTAAAAATTTGTCCAACTTAAAAAGGAGTGATTTAAATGTTTGAGCAAGAATTTATAGAAAAACATATTAATTACGTTTTTAAAAATTGGAATGTAAATTACGAAGATTTAGACCAAGATGTTGAAGCTACTTATAATGTCGATTCTTTACCTAAATCTGTAGAAGATATCATTTATGACTATTATACTGAAGACATAAGAAAAATTTTAGAAAATATTTCAAAAGATGATAACTTATTTTTTCTTTATAATGATAGTGTTATAGAAAAATTAAACAAAGTAGACTCTTCTCTTTTAAATGACAGAGAAAAATCAGTTTTGACTTTTTTAAAAACAAATTATAGTCCTTTACAAAATAAATGTTGTTGGGATTTAATTTTAGACAACTTTTATAAAGTTTTAGAATCTCTTCGTGAGAAATATATAAACAAAAATCTCTGATTTTTTTATAAAATAATTTTTTCTCTAATTTTTACCATTTTTTTACTTTTATATTAGATAATATCAATATATAAAAGGAGATGGTTCTATGAAAAAATTGGGATATATTATTGGAAAATTATTTTTAGATAAAAAAAGAAACCTTCAAGTAATAGGAAAAAAAGTTTTAATTAACGATTGTCAAAAAATAGGAAATTACTTATTTAAAACACCTTTAATAAAAGGATTAGCTTTAAATGGATATGAAGTGTCTATTTTAGCTAGTAAGGTTACAAAAGAATTAGCCTCAGCAAATCCATATATAAAAGAGATTATTATAGATAATACTTATCAAAAAAAATCTTTTGATATTTTTAAAAATATTAAAACAGGAATAAAATATAGAAATAAATTTGATTATTATATTGAACTAGTTGGAAGTATCTATTTAAGAGAACTAATTCTTATGAAATTGCTAAATGCAAAAAAAATTATTGGAATTGAAAGAAAATATAGTAAACATTTTGATATTATTGACAAAATAACTAAAAAACAAAATCACATGAGAGAGAATGGAATTGAAATATTAAAAGTATTTGGAATAAAAGATCCTGGAGGGACTTATGATATTCATTTTGATAAAAAAAATAAATATGATAGACTTTTAAAGAAAAAACCTTTAATTTTATATAACGGAACTGCTTCAACTATTTCAAGAAGTATTCCTATGGAAAAAGAAAATTCTATACTCAATAATCTTGCTAATATAAAATGGGCTGAAGTAAGAAAAATAGAAAAAGAAAATTCTATTTTAGATTTA is a genomic window containing:
- a CDS encoding glycosyltransferase family 9 protein, with amino-acid sequence MKKLGYIIGKLFLDKKRNLQVIGKKVLINDCQKIGNYLFKTPLIKGLALNGYEVSILASKVTKELASANPYIKEIIIDNTYQKKSFDIFKNIKTGIKYRNKFDYYIELVGSIYLRELILMKLLNAKKIIGIERKYSKHFDIIDKITKKQNHMRENGIEILKVFGIKDPGGTYDIHFDKKNKYDRLLKKKPLILYNGTASTISRSIPMEKENSILNNLANIKWAEVRKIEKENSILDLCSLIKKADLVISVDTGITHIASAFNIPTIVHKSNESVYPKSSISIENSLYDDNLYKMAEDILEYIYIMSA
- a CDS encoding GNAT family N-acetyltransferase gives rise to the protein MFKGKKIKLRAYYSNEVERVLKLIEEDNLRDTLSIGTIFPLSYEFQKSFMDKNLAPNGELFNFAIESLETNEYIGGCGINSLDRKNSVATIGLWIGKEYHGFGFGSDTLRVLCKFLFEEMNIHKIKLDYFEFNEAGRRCYEAVGFKEEGRNRKELYRYGKYYDTINMGLFKDELK